The nucleotide sequence TTAATTAAGTAATAAATTGGCCTTACTTTGATGGACCATGGCTTAGCAAGTAAGCCATAAATCTAACTTATATCTACACAAAAAAAACGGGCAGAATCAACTCTGCCCGTTTGATAAAATCTCTCGCTAACTAAAGCGTAATATTTGCTTCGTGCTCTCCTGCAAAAATATGCACGCGCTCCATATCAGGAGCTAAGAACACATCGTCACCCGCTTCTATTTCATAATGTGCTTCGGCAGTAGCAGTCACTGACTGATTCCCCACTTTCAAAAATATTTGCTGGGTATCACCAAGTTTTTCAATGAATTCTACTCGACCTTTAAAAGAAATACCTTCAGCTGCTTGCTTGGCAATCGTCATTTTCTCGGGACGTACTCCAAAGCTAGCTTTGCCTAAATGAGCACGGCATTTATCAGATTTTACTTTCGGTAATTGAATCTTGACATCCGCACTCACAAAAACAACGGAATCACCCTCTTCGCGTAAGTCACCCTCGAGGAAATTCATTGTTGGCGTACCGATAAAGCCCGCCACAAATTTATTTACTGGGAAATCATAGACATCGAGGGGCTTGCCCACTTGCTGAATATAACCATGACTCATCACACAAATACGATTACCCAAAGTCATTGCTTCTATTTGATCATGGGTCACATAGATCATCGTCGTCTGCAAACGCTGATGTAATAACTTAAGTTCTTTACGCATTCCCACCCGCATTTTTGCATCCAAGTTGGAAAGTGGTTCATCGAGTAAAAATACGGCTGGATCACGAACTATCGCACGACCAAGAGCCACGCGCTGACGTTGGCCACCAGATAAAGCTTTGGGCTTACGCTTCAAGTAATCAGTCAATTCTAATGATTCGGCAGCTTCCATGACGCGCTTTTGAATTTCTGCCTTGGGAGTTTTACGCAACTTGAGACCAAAAGCCATGTTATCATAAACCGTCATATGTGGGTAAAGGGCATAATTCTGAAAAACCATCGCAATATCACGATCTTTGGGTGCTACATCATTCACTAAACGATCCCCAATATGGAGTTCGCCGCCCGAAATTTCTTCTAAGCCAGCTACCATGCGCAATGTTGTGGACTTACCACAACCCGATGGGCCCACTAAAACCATAAATTCTTTATCTTCGATATGAAGATCCGATTCATGGACGGCGACAACACCACCCTCATAAACTTTTTTGAGTTTGCTAAGCTTTACTTCGGCCATAATTTTATCCTTTTTTGGTCATTTATTATAAATGAACTATAAGGATAAAAAGATTTATTGCAACTTTTAAACAATTAAAATTGTCTAAAAATATCTTTTTGACTTATTTCCTACATAACTTATTGTGTCACATGCAAACTTATTCTACAGATTCTCATCGCTTAAATCCGGGCCAAGTTCTCATCCTTCTTGAGGGAGAACTCACTTTGTCCCATCCTGAAAAGAGTCATACTATGGATATCGGTGAAATTTTTGAATCTGGATTACAAAGTTTCTCCATTGAGAGTCATGAATCACAGACCAAATATCTTATTTTAACGACCTGTTTGGATTCATTAAATTTCGCTCATGAGGCCGATGAACTCAGCCTAGCTCTCATTGATGAAGATTTTTTTGATCAGCCCAAAAGTGAGCTCTATAAAAATGCATCGGCACAGTATCTCTTACAGCGCATAGCTCAAAACGATACTATTCCATCCAG is from Lentisphaera profundi and encodes:
- a CDS encoding ABC transporter ATP-binding protein; its protein translation is MAEVKLSKLKKVYEGGVVAVHESDLHIEDKEFMVLVGPSGCGKSTTLRMVAGLEEISGGELHIGDRLVNDVAPKDRDIAMVFQNYALYPHMTVYDNMAFGLKLRKTPKAEIQKRVMEAAESLELTDYLKRKPKALSGGQRQRVALGRAIVRDPAVFLLDEPLSNLDAKMRVGMRKELKLLHQRLQTTMIYVTHDQIEAMTLGNRICVMSHGYIQQVGKPLDVYDFPVNKFVAGFIGTPTMNFLEGDLREEGDSVVFVSADVKIQLPKVKSDKCRAHLGKASFGVRPEKMTIAKQAAEGISFKGRVEFIEKLGDTQQIFLKVGNQSVTATAEAHYEIEAGDDVFLAPDMERVHIFAGEHEANITL
- a CDS encoding helix-turn-helix domain-containing protein, whose protein sequence is MSKNIFLTYFLHNLLCHMQTYSTDSHRLNPGQVLILLEGELTLSHPEKSHTMDIGEIFESGLQSFSIESHESQTKYLILTTCLDSLNFAHEADELSLALIDEDFFDQPKSELYKNASAQYLLQRIAQNDTIPSSGKPDSLIEQILQFIQNNLEEKLSVELITSEFKLSKMQIVRLFAKEGKQPIMTEVRSLRLSKASALLERSEISIQQIAASIGFADSASFSHFFKKNTGKSPRQIRDEQKWLI